CTTTTGGATGGGACAGGCATATGCTTATGCTGGTTTAGGGAGGGAGGCGGCAGAGGCGTTTCAACAGTTTAATGAGCATTATGCCGATTCTTTGCTTCGCGCTGAAGCACTCTATGCGGGTGGGGATGTTTTGGCAAAATTGGGGGATTGTGACGCAGCCCTCTCGATGTGGTCCCAGGCTCTCAGCATAAAATCTAACCATCCCAAATCCGCAGAAGCCTTCTTCCAAATGGGTTTATGTTCTGCTCAAATAGGACAACGGGAAAAGGCGATTGAGATTTTCCGTGAAATATGGTGGAAATTCCCACTCGCCCCTGAGCGGCTGAAGGCTGAATCGTGGCTACGCCGGGAAGTGGGTTCTTTGTTTTTGCCCTCACCGGAAGAGCGATACAAGCGTAGCAGGGCATTGTATAACGGGGGAGCTTTGGAGGAAGCCGTTCAGGAATTTCAAACCATTACGACTCTGTCTTCTCCTATTCCTCAGTTTTTTCAGGTCCAATACACCTTGGCCATGGCCTTGGTTCGTTTGAAACGGTATGACCAGGCAGAAGCGATACTGACCTCGCTATCCCGTTCCTCCTCCTCCAGAACAGATGATGCATGGGTATGGTTGGGAAGAGTGTATTTGCGTCAGGGGAAAGGGGCAGAATTGGAGGCTCTTGTCGAAACCTCCGCAATGGGTAGGGTAACCGGTGATCAGCAATCGCTGCTCTTCACCTTTTACGGTATTTGGTTGGAAGATCATGCTCGCTGGCTCGAGGCCGGGAAGGCCTATAGGCGGGCAGGCGCTGTGGCTCGCACGTTAACGCAGCGGTTGGATGCGCTTTGGCGAGTGGGGTGGATTCACTATCAACAGAAACAATTTATTGATGCTATTGAGATATTTCAGGAGATTACCCAGGCAGTCGGAACTCCTCAAACCGAATCTTCTCTCCATGCCGCCTCTCAGGCTTCCTATTGGTTGGCCCGTGCCCAGGAACATCTTGGACAGATGGAGGCCGCGCGAGAACGTCTAAAAAAATTAAGCCAGGACTATCCATTTACCTACTATGGGCAATTGGCAGATATTCGACTCGGTCCCTCAGAATTCTCGACGAAACAATGGGCGGTGTTGGCATCGACTGACGTGATGCCCGTGGATACTCCAACTCACCTTCAGCAGGATATCCACTATCAAAAAATTCAAGAGTTACGAACTCTTCGCCTGCATAAGGAGGCAGTCAATGAGCTTGAGGTCGTTTCTGCCCGCTTCGGAGCCGACCCCAAAGCTTTTTCTCAATTGGTTTCATTGGCTAGTGAAGTTGGGGCCTACGATGTCGGGATTCGATTATCTATTCGTCATTTTGGGTCGACGTTGCGGAAGGGACAGCTCCATGCCTCTTCTGCTGCCTGGTTGGGGGCTTTTCCCATGGGTTACCAAAGGGTTATTCAATCGTTCGCCCCAAAGCAAGTGGATCCGTTTTTAGTCGCGGGGCTAATTCGCGAAGAAAGCCTATATAGTGCCCGCGTCGTTTCCCCGGTTGGCGCGATTGGCTTGATGCAACTCATGCCAGAGACAGCCAAAAGGGTTGGCCGTCAGTTGGGGTTACCGGCCTCCGATTCTGATCGGAAGGGCCTGGTTGAACCAAACAGCAACATTCAATTGGGGACGTATTACTTGGGGCAGTTGCTGAATGAATTTCAAGGTAATATCATTTATTCGGTGGCCGCCTATAATGCTGGCCCACAGGCGGTTAAACGATGGATTGGGCAAAATGGTCATCGAGATCCGGATGAATTTATCGAGCTGATTGGATATCGAGAAACCCGGGGATATGTGAAGCGCGTACTTGGAAGCTATCGAATTTATCGAACTCTGTTTGGGGATGTCTGCCGGGGTGTTTCTCTTGACAGGTTTTGTTGAACGAATTATAGTCCGCCTCGTTTGCCCTAGCTAATAAGGAGGCGTGCACGTGAGCGTAGATAAATTAGAAACGTTGGAGGTTCGAGTTAAGAAATTACTTGATTTGGTTATTGAGCTACGGCAGGATAAATCCCACCTGGAACAGGAATTGGAATCCACTCGAGAGCGGCTGGCCAAACACGAAGAAATGTCTGAAGGATGGGAAGAGGAGCGGACCACGATCCGGTCTAGAATTGAAAAAGTACTTGGCGAGCTTGAATTTTTGGACCGTTCGAACGATTAACCTATGGGATTAGGGAATGACGAGGACCATTGAAGTTGAAATCTTTGGTCATCGAATCTCTCTTCAAGGAGAGGGAGATGAGGCGTACTTTCATGAGTTAGCTGGGTATGTGGATGCGCAAATGCGAAACCTTGCTCAAAAAACCCGAACAAGCACTCCCACTAAGCTAGCTATTTTGGCCGCCATTAACATTACGGATCAGCTCTTTCGGCAAGAGAGGCACCGACAGTTTGGAGAAGCTGAAATTGAACGACGGACTCAAGTTTTATTGGAAACGATAGAAAAGCACCTCGAGACTAACCCGATTTAACCATTTTCCTCTTCGTATCCTCTCTTCCTGCCATAGTTAGGTATTACCTTTGAAATCAATTGGTTGAATTGCATTGTTCTGCTCGTTGCCGAATCCTTGTCGGTCTATTCCCATCATTCAACTGCCTTTATTGAAATACCTCATCGTCTTCTGATATTTTACTCCTCATAAGTTATTGAATTGCAAAGAAAGAAAGGAATATCCCTCTTGTAGGGGGAATTAAACTGGAGGCCCACTATGACAAGAATTTTTATAGTCATTGTGGGTTTTTTGTATGATGGGATTGTACGAAGTAGGAATTTTTTATTTGAGGGCAGGTTAAAATCTTGGAAATCGTTTTTGAAGAGGCAAATTGCTCATTTCTATTCGAATGGCTCGCCTTGTGATCTAAAAATTTTAAATTTTTGGCCTGTGTGGTGTCCATGTCCTTCCAATTCAATTAGTAGCTGTGAAGGCTGGATTCATTGGGTGAGTCCATTGCGTGGTGCTATTGGGCCTTTTGGCTTAGAGTATTGCCCTGTCTCTCCTCCTTCTCGTTCCCTGCAAATCCGGGCCTTCTGTCCAATCAGATAGATAGGCTTTTCTCCAGTTTTCGTTTTCCTTCCTTTTCTGGTTTTCCCCTGTGGTTTGGTGGGATTATTTCCGACTGACTGGGGGAAAATAAATCTTATCTGATGATATGAAGAAACGAATAGGAGCTAACCTATGGACACTGTAATTCCCATACTTGCACTGGTGATCGGGGTTTTAGTTGGATTTGTGTTATCGAAGGTGTATCAGCAGCAGAGGGACTTGAAGCGTCGGTCAGCTGCTGAAGAGCAAGTTCAACAGCTCACCCAAAACGCTCAACGAGAGGCTGAAAATCTAGTTAAGGAAGCAAAACTCGAAGCAAAAGATCTATTATTTCAAGCCAAGGCTGAACTCGAAGCGAAAGAAAAGGAAAAGAGGAATGAGATTCAGGTCGCTGATCGAAAAATCATCCAGCGGGAAGAGGCCCTTGAGCGTAAGGTCAGCCAATTTGAAAAACGTGATGAGGAAATGCGACGAAAAGAGCGTTCTCTTAAGGAAAAGGAGGAAGTTCTAGATAATAAAGCCGTGGCGTGCGACCAAGCCATTAAAGAGCACCGGCTTGCCCTAGAGCAGGTGGCAGGAATTACCGCCGAAGAAGCCAAGCGTCATTTATTGGGTGAAATTGAAAGTGAAGCACGTATGGATTCGGCGTTGTTAACAAAAAGAATTTTGGATGAGGCTAAAGAAACCGCTGAACGAGAAGCTAGAGAGATTGTGACCCGGTCGATACAGCGAATCACAAGAGATTACGTAAATGAGGCCACGATTTCAGTGGTTCCCCTCGCGAATGATAGCATGAAGGGAAGGATCATCGGTCGTGAGGGAAGAAATATTCGGGCTTTGGAGGCGGCAACTGGCGTCGATCTTATTATTGACGAAACCCCGGAGGCGGTGATCGTGTCCGGATTCGATCCCCTTCGGAGAGAAGTAGCAAAAATTGCGTTGGAACGTCTCATGCAAGATGGGCGTATTCACCCGACTCGGATTGAGGAAGTCGTAGAAAAAGTCAAAGGTGATTTAGACAAGTTAATGAGAGATGATGCTGAAAAAGTCATCTTTGAGGTCGGCCTTTCAGATTTCCACCCTGAAATTGTCAAATTATTAGGTCGTCTTAAATATCGAACCAGTTACGGTCAAAATAACTTGTATCATGCCAGGGAAGCCTCATATATCTGTGGGATTATGGCTTCAGAGCTGGGTTTAGATGTGAAGTTAGCTAAGCGTGGCGCCCTCTTGCATGATATTGGAAAAGTAGTTAGCCATGAAGAGGAAGGTACACACGCGATGCTCGGTGCGGAATTGGCGAAGAAGTATGGAGAGTCAGAGCTCATTGTGAATGCCATTGCTGCCCATCATGAGCAAGTGGAGCCACTCTGCCCAGAATCGGTCTTGGTCGCTGCTGCGGAAGCCCTCTCGGCCGCCCGTCCTGGTGCCAGACGCGAAACGCTCGAGGCCTATGTCAAGCGATTGGAAAAACTGGAATCCTTAGCCACTGGGTTTACAGGAGTTGATAAGGCCTATGCGATTCAGGCTGGACGAGAAATTCGGGTGATTATCCGTCAGGGGGAATTAAATGACAGTGAAAGTTTTGCCCTATCTCGAGATTTGGCCAAAAAGATTGAACAAGAACTGACGTATCCTGGCCAGATCAAGGTGACAGTTATTCGAGAAAATCGCTTTATTGAATTTGCCAAATAGCTCTGTGAGTAAAGGAGAACATGAACATACTGTTTATCGGAGATATCATGGGAGAGCCAGGCCGTCGGGTGATCCTAAAGCATCTATCAAGGGTTATTCAGGAGCATCACATTGATCTGGTTATTGGAAATGGTGAGAATGCGGCAGGTGGATTTGGCATCACACAGGAGGTTGCCGAAGATCTGTTTGATTTAGGTCTTTCAGTCATTACATTAGGCAATCATGCCTGGGATAAACGTGAAGCGTTAG
The sequence above is a segment of the Nitrospira sp. MA-1 genome. Coding sequences within it:
- a CDS encoding cell division protein ZapA, which gives rise to MTRTIEVEIFGHRISLQGEGDEAYFHELAGYVDAQMRNLAQKTRTSTPTKLAILAAINITDQLFRQERHRQFGEAEIERRTQVLLETIEKHLETNPI
- a CDS encoding transglycosylase SLT domain-containing protein, with product MRILSRHLIGGVIVGACILFLPQTVVSLDPPSAPCQNSEGCVTKFLEQLESFGADSEAGWDHAKSFDQIVTSNDNSALVKRVGFRYGYWLKESSPLEAIPLLKSALHDFPILGDYLTFWMGQAYAYAGLGREAAEAFQQFNEHYADSLLRAEALYAGGDVLAKLGDCDAALSMWSQALSIKSNHPKSAEAFFQMGLCSAQIGQREKAIEIFREIWWKFPLAPERLKAESWLRREVGSLFLPSPEERYKRSRALYNGGALEEAVQEFQTITTLSSPIPQFFQVQYTLAMALVRLKRYDQAEAILTSLSRSSSSRTDDAWVWLGRVYLRQGKGAELEALVETSAMGRVTGDQQSLLFTFYGIWLEDHARWLEAGKAYRRAGAVARTLTQRLDALWRVGWIHYQQKQFIDAIEIFQEITQAVGTPQTESSLHAASQASYWLARAQEHLGQMEAARERLKKLSQDYPFTYYGQLADIRLGPSEFSTKQWAVLASTDVMPVDTPTHLQQDIHYQKIQELRTLRLHKEAVNELEVVSARFGADPKAFSQLVSLASEVGAYDVGIRLSIRHFGSTLRKGQLHASSAAWLGAFPMGYQRVIQSFAPKQVDPFLVAGLIREESLYSARVVSPVGAIGLMQLMPETAKRVGRQLGLPASDSDRKGLVEPNSNIQLGTYYLGQLLNEFQGNIIYSVAAYNAGPQAVKRWIGQNGHRDPDEFIELIGYRETRGYVKRVLGSYRIYRTLFGDVCRGVSLDRFC
- the rny gene encoding ribonuclease Y, which encodes MDTVIPILALVIGVLVGFVLSKVYQQQRDLKRRSAAEEQVQQLTQNAQREAENLVKEAKLEAKDLLFQAKAELEAKEKEKRNEIQVADRKIIQREEALERKVSQFEKRDEEMRRKERSLKEKEEVLDNKAVACDQAIKEHRLALEQVAGITAEEAKRHLLGEIESEARMDSALLTKRILDEAKETAEREAREIVTRSIQRITRDYVNEATISVVPLANDSMKGRIIGREGRNIRALEAATGVDLIIDETPEAVIVSGFDPLRREVAKIALERLMQDGRIHPTRIEEVVEKVKGDLDKLMRDDAEKVIFEVGLSDFHPEIVKLLGRLKYRTSYGQNNLYHAREASYICGIMASELGLDVKLAKRGALLHDIGKVVSHEEEGTHAMLGAELAKKYGESELIVNAIAAHHEQVEPLCPESVLVAAAEALSAARPGARRETLEAYVKRLEKLESLATGFTGVDKAYAIQAGREIRVIIRQGELNDSESFALSRDLAKKIEQELTYPGQIKVTVIRENRFIEFAK
- the zapB gene encoding cell division protein ZapB; this encodes MSVDKLETLEVRVKKLLDLVIELRQDKSHLEQELESTRERLAKHEEMSEGWEEERTTIRSRIEKVLGELEFLDRSND